Within the Nitrospira sp. genome, the region CGTCGGTCTGGGTCCCGTTTACGAGCGAATCGAAAGAGGCCATCGCCGATTACGACGAAATTCAAAAGGAGATTACGCTGGCGCTTCGCGAGTGCGGGCGCCGGTTGGGCCTCTTCATACGGCGGCGCGAACGTGCGGTCAGCGAGTTTCGTCGGCGCAATATCTTCGAGCTGTACATCGAGGAAGTGGCCGAGGCATGCCATCGCCTCAAGGGCGGGAAGATCCCCACGGACAGGTTGAAGCAGCAGCTCCAACAGATCGCCTCTACCCGAACTGGCGGCGAGAAGACCGAAGAGGCACTGGGGAAGCGAGGAGGCGGTCCGGAAGGCTTGCCCCATTCGATCATCGTCACGGAGGAGGGGGTTGAAGGCGAAGTTGATCTGGCTTCGCAGATCGAGGCGGACGCAGGGGCTCCCGGTCGGTCAGACGACTCGAGACGACCCTCTGTCGAGTCGACCGCCGACAAGACGTTGAAGGCCGGATCGACACAGGCGAGCGGACGTGTATCTGCCGCACGGAGACACGTGGCGCAGACGTCAAAATCGAGAAGGGAAAAGGCGAGCCAGATGGCCTTGTTCGCGGACGGGTCCGCGGCGACCACAACAAACGGGAAAAGGGGCGGGAAAACCAATAAGTCGGCTGTCCCGACGAGGAAGGAAATAGCGCTCCATGGCGACAAAAGAAAAAAAGCAAACCGTCGTTGAGAAGAAACTCATTGGGCTCGCCGACGTCGTCATCACAGCAGCGGACCGGTCCAAGGATCCTACGTTTGCCATCCCCATCCGAGCCCTGTCGAACGTGTCGTTTAATCCCCGGAAGGGCATGATCGAAATGGGAGGTAAAAAGCAGGCCCGCTCATTCTTCAACATGGGTATGGCGAAGAAATTCATGCAAACAATGTTGGTCGCCGATGCTCTCTCCGAGCTGCAGCGCGCCGATCTGACCACCTCGCTCCGCGAAATTTATTATCGCACGAAGCACACCATCAAGAACTCACACGAGAATACGTTCGACACTCAGGACGAGTCGGATCCGGTCATCGAGGATCTCGAAGTCACATTGGCTGCTCTACGGGAGGAACTCCATGTGCGCGCCGAGAACGCCGGCAGTATCGTCGGACCGGTGGTATTCGGAGATGACGGCGATCGGGTCGACTGCGCGCGTTTAGGCAAGGGTGGGTACTCAGTGCCCTCGATCGTCGAACCCGAGTATCTGGAGATTCGTCGGTGTACCGCGGACTTTCTCTTGCTTGTGGAAAAAGGCACGCAGTGGAACCGGTTGTCCGAGGACAAGTTCTGGCGCCGCTACAATTGTGTTCTGTTGACAGGGAACGGCCAGCCTCCGCGCGGCGTTCGTCGCCTTGCCCGCCGTTTGCATGAGGAATACCGCCTGCCGGTCTATGTGCTCGTCGACAACGATCCATGGGGATATTACATCTACTCCGTGGTCAAGCAGGGTTCAATCAACCTCGCGTTCGAAAGCCAGCGGATGGCCATCCCGAAGGCCAAGTTCATCGGTCTTTCGAGCGCAGACCCGGAACGGTACGAGTTGCCGCGGAACGTGGGCATTAAGCTGAATGAAAAGGACATCGCGCGCGCGAAGGAGTTGATGAATTACCAGTGGTTTCAGAAGCCGGCGTGGCAGGCGGAGATTAAACGCATGTTGGCGATCGGTCTGAAGTACGAACTTGACGCTCTCGCCAACAAGGATTTTCAGTATCTGACCAAAAAGTATCTGCCCAGAAAGTTGAAGGAAAAGGATTGGTTGGACTGATACGCCCGGCTATCTCGACTCTACGAACCGCAACCGGCGATTTACTGCTGCATGTATCTTGCCGGTCATTATGGCTTCTGCTCCTGGCGGCACTGCCTCCGCTTGACTACGTGTATTGCCTGCCCTCGCTCGAAACCCTCCTGCTTGACGCGCATAGAGAGTCTCAGGGGTTGTCCCAGTACGAATGAATACAATGGATGCTAGGATGCCACAATGGTAGATGGATGCGGTGGTCTCGCGTCGTCATTCGGATAGGCTGGAACTGTGACTGAATACCACCGCTATAACCGCTTTGATAGAAATGGGCACTGTAAGGAATAGACCTAGCATGAACGGTGCCCCTTCCGATATCAGGATTGTCATGATCGCAGGGTCCGAGGTCACCCTACGTTTCTCTCGGCATGACAAGGCAGGATGGAATGCAGAGGTTTCCATTCTTAGCGGAAAAGCGGATCATGCCCGGATTAAGTCATTTCAGACACATGCCGCAACACGTGAAGAGGCCGAACGGAAAGCTCTCGACGAGGCGGGACACCTCCTTGGAAATAATGCCGGCGCTGTGGAACCCACGCCGGATCCGCCTGACCAAGACTCCCCCTCGACTGTCATCACCGACGGTTGATCACGCGGACGGCCGCCGCGCAATATCGGCGGCGGCCGTCTGATGGTTTATCGACTCACTCCGGAATTCTCCCCCATTGATTCCAAACTCGTGCCGACCTGTCTTGGCGTCGTGGCACCTACGCTCTGCGATGACGCTGCTCCGTTCTCCGTGTCCACCTTGTCATCCATGCCCTTGCGTCCGATCTGTTGTTCCAAAGGCAATTTGCCGGACACGCGGGCTGTACCCTCAAGGAGGTAATACGCAATCAGGCCCTCAGGGGTCGTTCGCGTCTGGCGCGGCTGCTGTTCAGAGACCAGCATGTCGATTGTCATGTTGCCCGCTTTATGCTCGGTTGTGAGTGCTCGTTTCATGGCATCGATCTGCGGACCCAAATCGATTGCGGATGCCGCCTGCAGGCGCGGCTGCAGCTGTTGATCCACCTTTTGCCAATAGCCTAGCTTGAACGTATCCAATGCCCGTTTTGATTCTTGGGCCATTTGCAGGTCGGGAATACGGAGCATTCGCCCATCGTTCTGTAGTTGAGGCGTCCCCCAATAATAAATGGTGCCCTCGAGCCCGCCGCCTAATTCAATCGGTATCAAGACGCGTCCCTTGGCATCGGTGGCGGTTACGCTCTCAACGACAACCGGCTCCTCGCGGTCTAAGGAGATTTGCTGATGAAATAATTGTTTCTGTAAGGTCTGGGTTAGCGCCGTATAGGGGACCGCGATAGACCCCAATATGCGATGGGGTCTGTCGGCGGACTGCATGGCTTCGCCGCCGGCTTTGATCGAGATGGGATGCCGAGTTGGTTGCCGACATTCCTTTTCGAACGCCGCGATGGGTGTACTCTTCACGACACCTCCAAGCAGGGTTTCATCCACGGTGCCTTGAGGCTGACCAATGATCAACCCTGTCGGTTCTGTGTAGAGGCAGAGCACCCCGTTGTTCATATTCGGGGTTGCGACTGTGATCGGCTTGTTCAGGTCTTGCCAAACCTTGCCAATAGGCAATGCAATGGCATTCGTCTGTGCAGTTCGACTCAATCGCTCCTTGAGCGGGGTAGGCTGGAACCAACGTTCGGCTACATCCCGGGCACTCTCATCGCCCAGGGTGCAGGTCCCGTCAGCGTCACCAGACACCATCGACGGTTGCCCCACGTTGACGGTCTTGGGCACATAGTGCGTCAACAGCTGCTCGCCCTGCTGCTCAAAACGAATCTCTCCCGTGGAGTCAAGACTGACCGTCACCGGATTGGCCCGGCAGATATCCGGAGCGTTGGGGGATGTTGGTTCCCCTGAGTAGGTCGCATGAACGACGACGAAGCCGTCCTGCATCTTGATTCGAGGTTCGCCTTCTCGCACGAAGGTCCAACCCGGAGACGGGTTCGCTGCGGAATCTCCCAGGCGACCATTATCCGATTCTCCGGAGATCCGATCGGGAATGGCCGCTTTGACGGCTCGCTGGATGGGTGTCAGATCGGTTTTCACCACAAAGGGCATCTCCGATTCTTCCGGCGCCACCTTTCCCTGGTCGAGGTCGTTAAAGGACGGCTTTTCGCTGACTAGCGGTGGTACGGCTGGCTTGACGTGAGAATCTGGGATGCGCGTCTTCTGACAACCGACAAGGAACGCTGTACCAATACAGGCGACCGCGAGAATTGTTCTGAACTCGTGCTGCATGAATTCCTCCCCGCGGCTGGTGTGGAGTTCAGGGAGGAGTTTGTTCCTCCCGTGTAGACAGTGAAGCCGCGTGTGGCAAGCTTGACCGCGAATCGGTTGGGCCCATACTAGGGCATCTCCCAGAGGACGCTGTCGAAATTACCGGTTTTAATTGCTCGCCTTCCAAAGGCTTTGTAGCCTTGAGGGTAGGGTGTCGGATTTCACCGCACCGGCAAGAGGTGTCCCAGTACGGAGTGTCGGTGAATGGATCTGTCGGAACAACGAGAGCATCCTCGATTTTGGGTCGATCTGCCAGTCCTCTTCGCCACGCCCGAGAGTTGGGGGGTGGGGCTGAAGCCGGGCAGCATGTTCAACCTCTCCCAAGGAGGTTGTGCCGTTGCGAGTCTCGCCCCCGTACCCATAGGGTCCATGCTGACCCTTTTTGTGCAAACGTCCCAAGGAAAGTTGCTGCTGAAAGTGGATCAGGCCCATGTGCGCTGGGCCACCGTGGGTGAATTCGGTCTTCAATTCCAGCAGCTGCGGCCGGATGCACGGGAACGGCTACAACTGTTTCTGGCATATCCTCGTTAAGGCATTGGCGAAATCCTACTTGCACGCTCATACCCGCTTGTCTTTCTCTCTAGTCAGACCCCTCGAATAGTTGGGCATTGCGTCTCCCTCAATGGTCGTATCGGTATGCTCCAAGTTCGAGGAGCATCATGGCCCATGTGACACGCGCTACTGGTTGACGCCTTGCGGGCAATTCCAATCGGGTGTTAACATGCCATCATCTTTCGGAGACAGGAACAATGCCCAATATTACACTGCTTGTTTCGCCCTCGTGCGGCGCGTGTCCCTCAGCCAAGACGTTATGGAAAGGGTTGCGCGTGAAATACAGCTTTAACTATCGCGAAGTCGATATCACGACCCGGGATGGACAGGAGCTGGCCGATCGCCATGCCGTGCGCGCCGTGCCAGCCACTATCATAGACGGACGATTGACCTTCGTCGGAGTACCGAGTCGCCAAAGCGCCGAGAAGGCCTTGCAACAGAAACTCCAACAACGGCAAGGATAAGGGCAGATCTCTATGGAGTCCGACGAGGACTTTGAACTTCCGCCGTTACCGATCTTGGACAAGGGGGCTCCGCCCGATTGCCCGATCTGTGGCGAGCCGATGGGCTTCATTGACGGCGACTGGGCCTGTATCGATTGCAACGGGGAATTGCTGGGACCGGAAACGGGGTAGGTACTTCGCGATTGTAATCGAACGCCTACGGCCTCCGCGCTTGATGTGTGGACCGAGGTCTTCGACCAACGTCTCACGGCCCGTAAGGTAGCTCCACTCAGCCTCGCATGCTTCGTGTCGTCACCGGTCCATTCCATCCACATCTGGAATCACGCCTAGTCGACTGTATCCGTGTTCTGAAAGCGACGGATCCCCTCAACGGCATTGCACTGATCGTCCCATCTTCTTCGCTCGCGGATCATTTACGCCAGGTGCTGGTCCGGACGCACGGGCTTTCGTTCCTTAACCTCCATTTGTTGACCTTTCATCAACTCGCCTTGCGCCTAGCCAGCGAACGAGTCGGCAATCCCTCGGCTGGGATCCCTGTGATGCCCATCGATTCGCTCTTCTATGAGCAGCTGATCAGGCAGGTGCTGAGACGAGGTTCATCGAGCCTGCGGGCCTTCGACCATGTGCCGCATTCCAGCGGGACATGGGGGGCCTTGTGGGCAACGGTCCGTGATCTTAAAGATGGAGCCGTCGATCCCGAGGTGGCCTTGCGCGGTCTGGACGAAGGATATTTTGATGAGGACGATTCCGTCTGGCTGCGTGCGTTGTTTTCTCTCCACGCTGCGATCGATACGATATGTCGTACGCTCGCAGTCGGCACACCAGACGACCTGGCCAACGCAGTGCGTAGTCTCGTGCCGGAGTCCAACTTCTTAGGATCGCTCCAGCAGGTTTTATACTATGGCTTTTACGATCTCACGCAGGTGCAACTCTCCCTGTTCGAAGCCGTCGTGAAGCGCACCCCCACGACTCTCTTTTTTCCCTCGGAAGGCGGGACGACCGGTACGTTCGCACGCCGATTTTTTGAGCGATACATCGTGCCCCTAGCAAGCGGCCCCAACGCGATCGCAAACTGTTCGCCGAAACATGAGGAACGAGACGCGCGGCTATTTTGTCCCCTCCTGACGGTACATTCCGTAATTGGAGCCGAAGAGGAACTGTCGTCTGTCTGCCGGCAAATTCTCGATCTCGTGGAGACACACGGCTACCAGTTCGACGAGATTGGAATGGTTGGACGCACCTTGGAACCGTATCAGCCGTATCTGGCTTCCATTTTCGATCGGTACCGTGTGCCCTTCACCTCGACTAGTGGTCGGCCGTTGATACACGAGCCGCTCGCCAAGCTTGTGCTGCAGTTGGCTACAGTACCCTTGCATGACGGATATCGTGGCACGGTACTGGATGCGATTACTTCGCCTCTCTACCGATCAGAAAGGCATGCACGTGCGCCGGAGCACGTGCGGCCAGACCTCTGGAAGGTCATCGCCCAGGCATTGTCCATTGCGCACGGTCGCGACGAGTGGGCACGCCTTGAGCGGGGTGCTCCGCAGGCGTGGTCCATCGGCGGCAGAAGAGACGAGGACGCCACCGAACCTACTCTGAAAGTTTCCACCGGTGTGACAAGGATGTTGTGGGAAACCGTCTCGGAATTGCTTGATGAATGCGATGAAATTCCGACCGATGGTACCCCGGGCGAGCTGGTGTCCGCGTTGCTTCGTGTCGTGGCTCGCCATGTCACTGCTGAGAATCCTGAGAAAGAAAAGGGCGATGCTTCGCACCGGACTGACGCGGCGGTGTGGGAATCGCTCGACGCAGTCCTTGCCTCCGTGAGCGATTTAGACCGAATTGGTGAGCGCTTCACCTGGACTGAATTCACAGAGGTACTTACACATGCGATGGAACGGGCCACGATGCCGTTCGCATCGACTTTTCAGAGCGGCGTGGCCGTCCTCGATGCCATGGAAGCGCGCGGGCGCTCGTTCCGAGCCCTGTTCGTCGTGGGGATGAACGAACAAGTGTTTCCGCGGTACGTTCGGGAGGATCCATTCTTGCGGGACCGGCATCGCCGGGTCCTGGCCGACACGCTAGGTTTTAAAGTCGACGAGAAGCTATCTGCGTACGACGAAGAGGCCCTTTTATTCACACTGTTGTGCCGCTCGGCGAAGAACCATCTCGTCCTCTCCGTCCAGCGGGCGGACGGACAGGGGCGTCCGCTCGTTGAGTCGCCTTACGTCAGTGACGTGGAGAGGATTCTCGAAACTGGAGCTCCACCGCGAATCGTCGTGCCCCGGACATTGGGCGACCGAGTCTCCGCGTGTCCGGAGCAGTGGAAGGTGTTCGCGCGCGAAGACCTGGCCGTCTGGCTCGTCTTACGCGGCCAGGATCCTAGCTTCTTGCTCGATGCGGTTGGACGGGACAGCGAGCTGTACCGAAAAGGGGTCGAGGCCCTCGCCCAGATCGAGTCCTCGGTATTACATGTGTCTGACTTCGACGGTATGACCGGGCCACTTCAATCGGTGGAGCAGCGGGTTGAAGCGGTCGGGCTATCTCCGACGGCGCTTGAGCGCTACGGCCGCTGTCCCTTTCAATACTACTGTGCGGACGTACTCGATCTTAAACCGATCCTCTCCGCACCGTCTCACGATCTGGATCCGCGCATGCTGGGAACGCTCTGTCACACCGCCCTGCGCGAGACCTATGCGGAGTTGATGGCACTCGGGTGGCCACAGACCCAGGTGTCGGACGGACACATCGCTGAAATCGTGCAGACGTCCGTGGCTCGTGCGACGATAGCGTGTGAAAACCAGGGTACTTTCGGACCGTATCTCCTCTGGCAACTGGCTCAGGAGCAGGTTTGTTTTTTATGTGCGCAGGTGATCGAACTCGATCACGCCGACTACCTGGAACAGGGCTTCTTGCCAGTCGGACTGGAGATGGCCGCAACGGGTTACCTGACACTCGAACAGGGGGACGGGAAGCAAACGATTAAAATCCACGGTCGCGCGGATCGCCTCGATCAACATCGCGAACGCGGAAGTATTCGAGTCGTCGATTACAAATTCACGCTCGGGTCGTCCATGAGTGCCGATGATCGGAAGCTTGATCAAGCGGCTCTGCGGGGCGTTCGCTTGCAGCCACCGATTTATTCGCGTCTTCACTTCGAAGGATTTCCGCCCCCCACCGAAATGCAGTTGTTGTTCCTTGCCCCGCGTTGGACTCCCCCAATCGTTCGGAGTCAGTTCGACGCCGCAACCTGGTCTGGTGTAACGGGCGATCGGCTCGGGCGTACGCTTCGTGTCTTGGTCGACGGGCTCAGACAGGGTCGGTTTTTTATGTTGCCGGACGCCTACTGCGACACGTGTGACTATCGCGCCGCCTGCCGACGCGGGCACTCGGCCAGTTGGTGGCGGGTCATGCGGAGTCCGGAAGCGTCCATTCTCAAGGAGCTTCGTCGATACGGTATGGACGATGAACAATCCTGAGCCGGTATCCGACCGGACACAGCGACTTGTGGCCGAGACGACCTTTGACAAGAACGTGGTCGTGGTAGCCGGAGCCGGGACGGGGAAGACCACTCTGCTTGTCAATCGTCTCGTACATCTGCTGGTCAAGGAGCCGGATCCGGTCCCTGTTACCCATCTGGTCGCGCTCACGTTTACGAACAAGGCCGCGGCGGAAATGAAAGCACGCCTCCGTGACAGGCTTCGCACTATGATCGATCTGGCTAGAAACAAAGAAGGGCATGTGGAGGGAGGAGCGGTCACGGCGGCGGAGCTGTGTTCCCGCTACAATCTCACGGAGGCGACGCTGGCAGCCCGCGGTCACGCTGCGCTGCACGACCTCGAAAAGGCTCAGATCGGGACACTCCACAGCTTTGCGGCCCATCTGTTGCGCCTCCATCCGCTTGAGTCGGGACTCGACTCAACCTTTCAGGAAGATGATGGCTCGCGATTCGATGAGGTCTTTTCTCAGGCTTGGGATCTTTGGATGGCTCGCGAACTCAGCCGTGACGGATTCAATCACGATACCTGGCGGACGCTCCTCGGACATGCCTCCCTCGAAGACATCCGTTCCTTCGCACTGTCTCTCTGCAACGAATTAATGGATCTCGACGCCCTACGTCGGCAACTGGACTCGGAAGGAGCGCCCATGATCTCAGGCCCCGATCGGCTGGCTGGGCCACTGCTTCAACGATTGATCGATCTGCATGATCGGGGGCGCACACTCCTTGCGTCCCATGCCCGTGCGAAGCCGCGAAAGATCGAGCGGTTGCTCGACGTTGCCGTCGGGCTACTGGCCTCGGTACTCGAACGAGGAACGGACGGCGTCGACGCACTGGATGAGGATGCCCGTAATTTGCTGAAGAATGGCCACGCATGGAAGGTTGCAGGGTGGGATGATTCGGAGTTCGAATCGGCCAAAATCACGATCTCATTCGCAAAGTCTATTCAATGCGTTGACTCACATTATTTCAACCTATTATTGAGACTCCTTTTACCCCTGGTCACTGAAGTCCGGGCGACATTCGCGGCTCGCGGATTGGTCTCGTTCGATGGACTGCTGGCGCGGGCTCGATCTCTGCTATGGGATCATCCCACGGTTCGTGAGCGTCTGAAGCGAGAATACCGGGCCGTTCTCGTCGACGAGTTTCAGGATACCGACCCGCTACAGTACGAAATTATCCTCGCCTTATCCGAACGCATGGGGAGCCATGCCACTCATTGGCGCGAGACAGTGCAGGAACCCGGCAAGCTCTGTATCGTCGGCGATCCCAAACAGTCGATCTATGCGTTTCGACGCGCCGATATCGAGGCGTTCGACCGGGTCGTCGAGAAAATCCAGCACGAGGGGGGCCTCACGGTAACCCTGACGAGCAATTTTCGTAGCGGCCGCAACGTGCTTGTACCCGTGAACGCCATATTCGATCAGGTGTTTATCCCCAAAACGCACGTTCAACCACCTAACGTTCGGCTTGAAGCGCGATCAACCCGGTCCCCTGCATCGTGCGTATCCGGAGTCGGAATTCGGCTCGTTCGCGGCAATACGGATGAAGAGTTCGATACGGATGCGGGAACACGAGCGGAGGCGGAGAACCTTGCCCAGTGGCTGAAAGAGTCTTTGTTACTGTGCCCTGGGATACAAGCAGGTCACGTGGCTATATTGTTTCGCAAGCTGACGCAGGCGGACGTGTACCTCGATGCGCTCCGGCGACGTGGGATCGCCTATGTCATCGACGGAGAGAAGCATTTCTATCGTCGACAGGAGGTGATCGACCTCGTCAATGTCCTGCGGGTGCTGGACAACCCGCACGACCACCTCGCACTCGCCGGTGTGCTGCGGTCGCCAGTAGGTGCCTTGTCCGATCGAGACCTCTACGACCTATTTCGGACCCGC harbors:
- a CDS encoding thioredoxin family protein, with translation MPNITLLVSPSCGACPSAKTLWKGLRVKYSFNYREVDITTRDGQELADRHAVRAVPATIIDGRLTFVGVPSRQSAEKALQQKLQQRQG
- a CDS encoding ATP-dependent DNA helicase, which produces MNNPEPVSDRTQRLVAETTFDKNVVVVAGAGTGKTTLLVNRLVHLLVKEPDPVPVTHLVALTFTNKAAAEMKARLRDRLRTMIDLARNKEGHVEGGAVTAAELCSRYNLTEATLAARGHAALHDLEKAQIGTLHSFAAHLLRLHPLESGLDSTFQEDDGSRFDEVFSQAWDLWMARELSRDGFNHDTWRTLLGHASLEDIRSFALSLCNELMDLDALRRQLDSEGAPMISGPDRLAGPLLQRLIDLHDRGRTLLASHARAKPRKIERLLDVAVGLLASVLERGTDGVDALDEDARNLLKNGHAWKVAGWDDSEFESAKITISFAKSIQCVDSHYFNLLLRLLLPLVTEVRATFAARGLVSFDGLLARARSLLWDHPTVRERLKREYRAVLVDEFQDTDPLQYEIILALSERMGSHATHWRETVQEPGKLCIVGDPKQSIYAFRRADIEAFDRVVEKIQHEGGLTVTLTSNFRSGRNVLVPVNAIFDQVFIPKTHVQPPNVRLEARSTRSPASCVSGVGIRLVRGNTDEEFDTDAGTRAEAENLAQWLKESLLLCPGIQAGHVAILFRKLTQADVYLDALRRRGIAYVIDGEKHFYRRQEVIDLVNVLRVLDNPHDHLALAGVLRSPVGALSDRDLYDLFRTRLLDYRYPERLVGWKHHRSTHVERLYRRLSSLRDEVPTRPLGILMEHIFATLPLLELAAASLHGEQAVLNLLKIRQIALTLAERPFMTFSRFVELMVSRLDRQPDEAESVLAEETPEAVRVMTVHKAKGLEFPIVILPGAHQGAGRSSQRPMVMFDWSSGSYGVSLGRRSTLGGVLLQERLAEREVAERRRVLYVGMTRAKDLLVFTGALTERTPGDSVIGLLETISGHSIGSNVDQILVGDSRLECTVQAAPSHKQPRRISEPEPGESELDMEVLARRWHRRTETWHHACATPWRLTPTDVLAAQAPFLRVRRQASWQRSSDSSLSRLVGICVHRVLQHWDYGAGVAAVPAAIRAAIESLPSLDRDTHGSQLVEPVTDLVSRFMASPSYARIRQAEILGREIPFLMSWEDDRIMEGVIDLVYRHNGRLWVADYKTDRVVAGEVLQHAERYRPQGEIYRRAVERACGRSPVWLEFIFLQAGRSLEYGPGSP
- a CDS encoding DNA topoisomerase VI subunit A; amino-acid sequence: MATKEKKQTVVEKKLIGLADVVITAADRSKDPTFAIPIRALSNVSFNPRKGMIEMGGKKQARSFFNMGMAKKFMQTMLVADALSELQRADLTTSLREIYYRTKHTIKNSHENTFDTQDESDPVIEDLEVTLAALREELHVRAENAGSIVGPVVFGDDGDRVDCARLGKGGYSVPSIVEPEYLEIRRCTADFLLLVEKGTQWNRLSEDKFWRRYNCVLLTGNGQPPRGVRRLARRLHEEYRLPVYVLVDNDPWGYYIYSVVKQGSINLAFESQRMAIPKAKFIGLSSADPERYELPRNVGIKLNEKDIARAKELMNYQWFQKPAWQAEIKRMLAIGLKYELDALANKDFQYLTKKYLPRKLKEKDWLD